One window of Pseudomonadota bacterium genomic DNA carries:
- a CDS encoding tRNA glutamyl-Q(34) synthetase GluQRS has protein sequence RVIMRLEDLDLGRVREGAHDAALDDLRWLGMDWDGPPAIQSRDLSPYREALDSLARQDLLFRCDRSRAEIRLAASAPHAEDGETRYPPALRPPPPWPRTIDTLQANWRLRVEPGREAVHDQLLGDHVFDPGLEAGDLVVWTRQGVPSYQLAVVVDDARHGITDVVRGDDLLPSAARQQRVARALGLPHARWWHVPLVYDGDGKRLAKRHGAHSLARLRADGVPAQRVIGWCAHSLGLVDTPDPITADALVGLATPDAVRAAIAATRASRVVFAPEMLD, from the coding sequence GCGCGTCATCATGCGCCTCGAAGACCTCGATCTGGGACGCGTTCGAGAGGGCGCCCACGATGCGGCGCTCGACGACCTCCGCTGGCTGGGCATGGACTGGGATGGCCCCCCGGCGATACAGTCGCGCGACCTCTCACCCTATCGCGAGGCACTCGACAGCCTGGCCCGCCAGGATCTTCTGTTCCGCTGTGATCGATCGCGCGCGGAGATCCGCCTCGCCGCCAGCGCCCCCCATGCGGAAGACGGCGAGACTCGGTACCCGCCGGCGCTGCGCCCACCGCCTCCCTGGCCCCGCACCATAGACACCCTGCAGGCGAACTGGCGCCTGCGGGTCGAGCCTGGTCGCGAAGCGGTGCACGACCAGTTGCTCGGCGACCACGTGTTCGACCCCGGCCTGGAGGCCGGAGACCTCGTGGTCTGGACGCGACAAGGCGTTCCTTCCTATCAGCTCGCCGTGGTGGTGGACGACGCGCGCCATGGAATCACCGACGTGGTGAGAGGCGACGATCTGCTTCCCAGCGCTGCCCGGCAGCAGCGCGTCGCAAGGGCCCTCGGCCTCCCCCACGCGCGCTGGTGGCACGTTCCCCTGGTCTACGACGGTGACGGGAAGCGCCTCGCCAAGCGACACGGCGCGCACAGCCTGGCCCGTCTGCGCGCGGATGGCGTGCCCGCGCAACGCGTGATCGGGTGGTGCGCCCACAGCCTGGGCCTCGTCGACACCCCGGATCCTATCACAGCGGATGCGCTCGTCGGCCTCGCCACGCCAGACGCCGTGCGTGCCGCCATCGCCGCCACGCGCGCATCCCGTGTGGTGTTCGCGCCCGAGATGCTCGACTGA
- a CDS encoding M23 family metallopeptidase: protein MTRRYTRALALLLLALVVATGVAGAEESPPLVRVHERHVGRDVELVVENLVTAEVTVTLRLDVAENVEADREQPRTFVLPGASTATAFRVLLPRDGSRWRYHYLWNVRLGSADAHPDLRAVYRLPFAAGQRFKVLQGFDGTFSHHGAQRYAVDFQMPRGTEVRAARDGEVVYTIDRYTRSAPDPALAPFTNEVIVRHSDGSCAEYVHLQRGGVNVRAGDRVRAGDVLGRSGDVGYASEPHLHFMVFRPIDGIDSESFPMRFDVAESDDPVTPVEGRVYTAR, encoded by the coding sequence GTGACGCGTCGGTACACGCGCGCGCTTGCGCTGCTCCTCCTGGCTCTCGTGGTGGCGACGGGGGTCGCCGGCGCTGAGGAATCTCCTCCGCTTGTGCGCGTCCACGAGCGGCACGTGGGGCGCGACGTCGAGCTCGTCGTCGAGAATCTGGTGACCGCTGAGGTCACCGTCACGCTGAGACTCGACGTGGCCGAGAACGTAGAGGCCGATCGTGAACAGCCGCGCACCTTCGTGCTGCCCGGCGCTTCGACGGCGACCGCATTCCGGGTGCTGCTGCCTCGCGATGGGTCACGGTGGCGCTATCACTACCTGTGGAACGTTCGACTCGGAAGCGCAGACGCCCATCCGGATCTGCGGGCTGTGTACCGCCTGCCGTTTGCCGCCGGCCAGCGGTTCAAGGTGCTGCAGGGCTTCGATGGCACCTTCAGCCATCACGGTGCGCAGCGGTATGCGGTCGATTTCCAGATGCCACGCGGCACAGAGGTGAGGGCCGCCCGTGACGGCGAGGTGGTGTACACCATCGATCGCTACACGCGTAGCGCGCCGGACCCCGCGCTGGCCCCCTTCACCAACGAGGTGATCGTGCGCCACTCCGATGGCAGCTGTGCCGAGTATGTGCATCTCCAACGGGGCGGGGTGAATGTGCGCGCGGGGGACCGCGTGCGGGCCGGTGACGTTCTCGGGCGCTCGGGCGACGTGGGGTATGCCAGTGAGCCGCATCTCCACTTCATGGTGTTTCGGCCGATCGACGGGATCGACAGCGAGTCGTTTCCGATGCGCTTCGACGTGGCCGAGAGCGATGACCCCGTGACACCCGTGGAGGGGCGCGTCTACACGGCTCGGTGA